In Ciona intestinalis unplaced genomic scaffold, KH HT000053.2, whole genome shotgun sequence, a single window of DNA contains:
- the LOC100183477 gene encoding 40S ribosomal protein S8: protein MGISQDSWHKRRATGGKRPQPRKKRKFELGRPAANTKIGAKRVHLVRTRGGNTKFRGLRLDTGNFSWGSEACARKTRIIDVMYNASNNELLRTKTLVKNAIIQIDSTPFRQWYEAHYTVPLGRKKSAKLTEAEDEIMNRKRSKKTQKKYEERKKEPKVAQALEEQFNQGRILACISSRPGQSGRCDGYILEGKELEFYQRKIKARKGK from the exons ATGGGGATTTCTCAAGATTCGTGGCATAAGAGGCGGGCTACTGGCGGTAAAAGGCCGCAACCGCGTAAGAAGCGAAAGTTCGAACTTGGTCGGCCAGCAGCGAACACGAAGATTGGTGCAAAGAGAGTCCATCTGGTTCGCACACGTGGTGGCAACACCAAGTTTCGCGGCCTCAGGTTGGACACCGGTAACTTTTCCTGGGGTTCTGAAGCATGCGCGAGAAAAACCCGAATCATCGACGTAATGTACAACGCAAGCAACAACGAACTTCTCCGAACCAAAACCTTGGTAAAGAACGCCATCATCCAAATTGATAGCACACCCTTTCGCCAATG GTATGAGGCTCACTACACCGTACCCCTCGGGCGCAAGAAGTCCGCCAAGTTAACGGAAGCCGAGGATGAAATTATGAACCGCAAGCGTTCCAAGAAGACGCAGAAGAAATACGAGGAACGCAAGAAAGAACCGAAG GTTGCCCAAGCATTGGAGGAACAATTCAACCAGGGTCGGATACTTGCGTGCATTTCATCACGACCCGGCCAAAGTGGTCGATGCGATGGTTATATCTTGGAGGGAAAGGAACTCGAGTTCTACCAACGCAAGATTAAAGCGAGAAAGGGAAAGTAA
- the LOC100184280 gene encoding coiled-coil-helix-coiled-coil-helix domain-containing protein 7, with protein MINHYDHVIKVNQSSSMQKMAGKKTTNYFNRDVNPCVEEQKESIACLEGNNYKKDKCNIPFANYQECVGFWKNVSRKRNQQGIQPAIPTLSEQEQIKRFLGDKLPYIALSDS; from the coding sequence ATGATCAATCACTACGATCACGTGATAAAGGTCAACCAAAGTTCATCGATGCAGAAGATGGCGGGaaagaaaacaacaaattatttCAACCGTGATGTGAATCCTTGTGTGGAGGAACAAAAGGAATCGATCGCATGTTTGGAGGGAAATAATTACAAGAAGGACAAATGTAACATCCCGTTTGCCAACTACCAAGAATGTGTGGGGTTTTGGAAAAATGTTTCAAGGAAACGAAACCAACAAGGAATTCAACCCGCAATACCAACTTTATCGGAACAAGAACAAATTAAACGATTCTTGGGCGACAAGTTACCGTATATAGCGCTTTCTGATTCGTAA
- the LOC100181125 gene encoding acylglycerol kinase, mitochondrial-like, whose product MKILTNIKNNPKKSIFGFIVVGFGGRWLHTKFTDYQFRLQKCREVFHRGKQPMNHLHPPKRIVLVLNPAAKHGKAGKLFKKNASPLLQLSGCEVKVFQLEYEGEGKSLMEELDLDGTDMVVAAGGDGTVNEVVTGLLRRKDHSRWVNIPLGIIPLGALNTVCQRLSSPNSFNSQAKWIISCTNHILDSNTRYVDALEVKSDVGKQTFALTDFAWGSYRDAFHKEPKYWYFGPIKRHMAYFISALKSKIQTPKQFQLAYNEPTLIHDKVETTPIIPMGQNVDFGNIIWKVFGSLLPSWFVSGGAEQEGNRRRHGGR is encoded by the coding sequence atgaaaattttgacaaacataaaaaataatcccAAGAAATCAATTTTTGGATTCATCGTCGTTGGctttgggggaagatggcttCACACCAAATTCACTGATTATCAATTTCGACTCCAAAAGTGTCGGGAAGTATTTCATCGCGGCAAGCAACCGATGAACCATCTTCATCCCCCCAAGCGTATCGTGCTTGTACTTAACCCAGCGGCAAAACACGGAAAAGCTggaaaacttttcaaaaaGAACGCGTCTCCGCTGCTCCAACTGTCGGGTTGCGAGGTCAAGGTGTTTCAACTTGAGTACGAGGGGGAGGGGAAGTCCCTGATGGAGGAATTGGATCTTGACGGAACGGACATGGTGGTGGCAgcggggggagatgggacggTGAACGAGGTCGTCACAGGGTTGCTAAGGAGGAAAGATCATTCGCGATGGGTGAACATTCCGTTGGGTATTATACCACTTGGTGCATTGAACACGGTTTGTCAACGATTGTCGTCTCCAAACAGTTTCAACTCGCAAGCCAAGTGGATAATTAGTTGCACGAACCATATATTGGATTCAAACACTCGATACGTTGACGCGCTTGAGGTTAAATCGGATGTTGGGAAACAAACGTTTGCCTTGACTGACTTTGCTTGGGGGTCGTACAGAGACGCCTTCCACAAGGAACCCAAGTATTGGTACTTTGGTCCCATTAAACGACACATGGCGTACTTCATATCTGCATTGAAAAGTAAAATCCAAACCCCAAAACAATTCCAACTCGCTTACAACGAACCAACGTTGATTCACGACAAAGTAGAGACGACTCCGATTATACCCATGGGGCAAAACGTGGATTTTGGGAACATTATCTGGAAAGTTTTTGGTTCGTTGTTGCCGTCGTGGTTTGTGAGCGGTGGTGCGGAACAAGAAGGGAACAGGAGACGACACGGGGGTCGTTAG
- the LOC100177967 gene encoding RCC1 and BTB domain-containing protein 1 has translation MNNIPTTTTTTTTTTIHDKPPGRNIFMHNMWPLLSLLPPCLLEKINLVFTFGQSATEVIFTTLDEKVYSLGTNTSGCLGVGDNSSSLEPRLLESFSGQKIISLSAGSGPHVLVLTQDGGVYSWGHNSYMQLGNGGTSPGTSPSLLSRNISNKVVQIACGSHHSMALTTEGEVYTWGYNNCGQIGSGSTANQGSPRKVTACIGNKRIIDITCGQTTSLCVTDSGEVYSWGYNGNGQLGVGNNVNQTNPCRVAALQGVVIAQVVCGYAHALALTDNGVVFGWGANSYGQLGSGNKANTCTPLQVATRIGRVVCLAATHYSHSSAARNQSGHIYMWGQLRQQATPEPKPTNFTDLNAVFAGFSSPPVSWRAMIVTSEVEPSVQQSVSRAFNDETSADLKILVEGKHILVHKSILKIRCEYFKRMFQSHWDENNQDVIEITGYNYPVVYSFLRWLYTDQVELPTEDIIGLLDLATSYCENGLKHQCQKLIKESIVVENAALLYAAAIKYNAKELQDFCFQFCLNHMTKVVQTESFKLLDKEVLYELVLEASKHGAFKR, from the exons ATGAATAatataccaacaacaacaacaacaacaacaacaacaactataCATGATAAACCACCTGGAAGGAACATATTCATGCACAACATGTGGCCTCTGTTAAGTTTATTGCCGCCATGTTTGCTTGAAAAGATCAACCTTGTTTTTACATTCGGACAATCGGCAACTGAGGTTATTTTCACAACACTTGATGAGAAG GTTTACAGTCTTGGTACGAACACCAGCGGTTGTTTGGGCGTTGGAGATAATTCGTCCTCCCTGGAACCTCGGTTGTTGGAAAGTTTTAGCGGACAGAAGATAATATCGTTGAGTGCGGGGAGCGGTCCGCATGTGTTGGTGTTGACGCAAG ATGGAGGTGTATATAGTTGGGGTCACAACAGTTATATGCAGTTGGGTAACGGAGGAACTTCACCTGGGACTTCCCCCTCGTTATTGTCgcgaaatatttcaaacaaagtCGTTCAGATTGCTTGTGGGAGTCACCACTCGATGGCACTAACGACTGAGGGTGAGGTTTACACTTGGGGTTACAACAACTGTGGGCAG ATCGGATCGGGCTCGACAGCGAACCAAGGATCCCCTCGTAAAGTAACGGCTTGTATCGGTAATAAAAGAATCATCGACATCACATGTGGCCAG ACAACATCGTTGTGCGTTACTGACAGCGGAGAGGTGTATTCATGGGGATACAATGGTAACGGACAACTTGGTGTGGGGAATAACGTCAACCAAACCAACCCATGCAGAGTAGCAGCGTTGCAGGGGGTCGTTATCGCTCAG GTGGTGTGCGGATATGCACATGCCCTCGCACTCACCGATAATGGAGTTGTATTTGGATGGGGCGCCAACAGTTACGGACAACTTGGGTCTGGCAACAAAGCCAATACGTGCACCCCACTGCAG GTAGCCACACGCATAGGAAGGGTGGTGTGTTTGGCTGCCACACATTATTCACATTCATCTGCTGCAAGGAACCAAAGTGGGCAT ATATACATGTGGGGCCAACTCCGTCAGCAAGCGACCCCGGAACCGAAGCCAACAAACTTCACCGATTTAAACGCTGTGTTTGCCGGGTTCAGTTCGCCTCCT gttAGTTGGAGAGCGATGATCGTAACCAGCGAAGTGGAACCATCTGTGCAGCAGAGCGTGTCGCGTGCATTCAACGACGAAACTTCGGCAGATCTTAAAATTTTGGTCGAAGGGAAACATATATTAGTTCATAAATCAATTCTTAAAATAAG GTGCGAATACTTCAAGCGAATGTTTCAGTCGCATTGGGATGAAAACAATCAAGACGTTATTGAAATCACTGGTTATAATTACCCCGTTGTTTATTCTTTCCTCCGTTGGTTGTATACAGATCAAGTAGAGTTGCCGACCGAAGATATTATTG GTTTGTTGGACCTTGCAACATCATATTGTGAGAATGGATTGAAACATCAATGTCAGAAATTGATCAAAGAAAGCATTGTTGTTGAAAATGCGGCTCTGTTGTACGCTGCAGCCATCAAGTATAATGCGAAG GAACTTCAAGATTTTTGCTTCCAGTTCTGTTTAAACCACATGACCAAAGTCGTACAAACCGAAAGCTTTAAATTATTGGACAAAGAAGTTTTGTACGAGTTGGTGTTGGAAGCGTCCAAGCATGGGGCTTTTAAACGTTGA
- the LOC100185847 gene encoding parathyroid hormone 2 receptor-like, with translation MKNLIDDVNNEVSKTGRMEKFCSESVYRSANCFNICVLVCCCSPVLFVLALVVPRTMADDGITTVREMMEVLMEAQGNCKRDLEAGLPPMDKDGNYYETYCKGEWDKITCWPNSAPGRTVRLPCPEYIIDFDHTGHALRHCSRDGRWAMVRDTNRTFSDYSSCNIPREEDVVEMIRRGGDATMKSFIQLYTVGYSFSLVALVFAMIILAYFKRLHCTRNYIHMHLFASFILRAVVIFVKDRVLYYGAGILDINTPDGEMTLEALKNRVDEIDADRSSYLIGCKLVMTLFHYFVATNYYWILVEALYLHSLIFVAFFSDKKYLWRFSVTGWGVPILFVVPWAIVRAKFEDTGCWDIAVTEYKWIYNGPIIVANVINFLLFLNIIRVLWYKMRERGPIGKTDNRRQYKKLAKSTLVLIPMFGVHAIVFIGMPDDISSGTWWDIRMSFDLFFNSFQGFFVAIIYCFCNGEVQAEFRKAWERFNLSVEIKRGRRERSRSSVTMLTSFNSSASQQARLSIGGQSNGRGNLRNNALSTHVVSETKLLTNQKPECSTNHITGCEVYDETMIQETSLMTNNNNNTEQEVSMPGIPQRPPFI, from the exons ATGAAGAATTTAATCGATGACGTCAACAATGAAGTTTCTAAAACAGGAAGAATGGag AAGTTTTGTTCTGAGAGCGTTTATCGAAGCGCTAATTGTTTCAACATCTGTGTGTTGGTTTGTTGTTGCTCACCGGTGTTGTTCGTCCTTGCATTGGTAGTGCCCAGG acgaTGGCTGATGATGGGATAACAACAGTTCGCGAGATGATGGAGGTGCTGATGGAAGCTCAAGGAAATTGTAAGCGAGATCTTGAAGCAGGGTTGCCGCCAATGGATAAAGacg GTAATTATTACGAAACATACTGCAAAGGTGAGTGGGACAAGATCACGTGTTGGCCCAACAGCGCCCCCGGGAGGACGGTGAGACTCCCATGTCCAGAATACATCATCGATTTCGATCATACAg GCCATGCGTTACGTCATTGCTCACGTGACGGTAGATGGGCGATGGTGCGTGACACGAATCGAACGTTCAGCGATTACAGCAGTTGTAATATACCAAGGGAAGAGGACGTTGTGGAAATGATAAGGAGGGGTGGTGAT GCAACGATGAAAAGTTTCATCCAGTTGTACACGGTCGGTTATTCTTTCTCGTTGGTTGCTCTCGTCTTCGCGATGATAATTCTCGCTTATTTCAA GCGATTACATTGTACACGCAACTACATTCACATGCATCTATTCGCTTCTTTTATATTGAGAGCCGTCGTCATCTTTGTTAAAGATCGAGTTCTTTATTACGGAGCTGGGATTCTTGATATAAACACCCCGGATGGGGAAATGACACTAGAGGCGCTAAAGAATCGCGTGGATGAAATAGACGCTGACAGAAGCTCTTATTTG ATTGGATGTAAGCTGGTGATGACgttgtttcattattttgttgcAACAAATTATTACTGGATTCTCGTGGAAGCTTTGTATCTTCATAGTTTGATTTTCGTCGCGTTTTTCTCCGACAAGAAATATTTGTGGAGGTTTAGTGTAACGGGTTGGG GTGTCCCTATACTATTCGTCGTTCCGTGGGCGATTGTTCGAGCGAAGTTTGAAGACACGGG ATGTTGGGACATCGCGGTGACGGAATACAAATGGATTTACAATGGCCCTATTATCGTTGCTAATGTG ATAAACTTCTTACTTTTCCTCAACATTATCCGAGTGCTTTGGTACAAGATGCGGGAACGCGGACCTATCGGAAAAACTGACAATCGAAGACAATacaa GAAACTCGCGAAATCTACGTTGGTGTTGATCCCGATGTTTGGAGTTCATGCGATCGTCTTCATCGGGATGCCTGATGATATTTCATCTGGAACTTGGTGGGACATTCGAATGTCGTTCGATCTTTTCTTCAATTCTTTccaa GGATTCTTTGTCGCGATTATCTATTGTTTCTGCAACGGAgag gtaCAAGCGGAGTTCAGGAAAGCTTGGGAAAGATTTAATTTGAGCGTCGAAATAAAACGCGGTCGACGCGAAAGAAGTCGTTCTTCCGTCACAATGCTGACAAGTTTCAACAGCTCGGCGTCGCAACAA GCTCGTCTTTCTATTGGTGGACAGAGTAATGGGCGTGGCAACCTACGTAACAATGCTCTTTCTACCCACGTGGTCAGCGAAACCAAACTGTTGACCAATCAGAAGCCAGAATGTTCAACCAATCACATAACA GGTTGTGAGgtttatgacgaaacaatgatTCAAGAAACGTCATTGAtgacaaacaacaacaacaatacagAACAAgag GTATCAATGCCGGGAATTCCCCAGCGCCCCCCTTTTATATGA